CAAATAATTTCTGATTTTAAAGAGACAGAGATAGTATTGAAAGAAAATACTCAGCAACTTGATGAAGTTGTAGTGGTTGGTTATGGTACGCAAAAAAAGGCTCATTTGACTGGTGCCATTGCTACTGTGCCAATGAATGAAATTCAAGATCTCTCGGGCAGTGGACTAGCCACTTCATTAAGTGGTATGGTTAATGGCTTGAGTGTTAGTGGAGGGCAATCTAGGCCAGGTGAGAATGCTCGTATTTATATCCGTGATACTAACTCATTATCGGATGTAGGAACTACAGCGCAAGAGCCATTGTACGTAATTGATGGATATATTTATCCAAATGATGTAAAAGTGGGTCTAGGTGCTGAAAACTTGGGTGCTGTCGCTTTCAATAATTTGGATCCATCTGTTGTTGAAAGCATATCGGTCTTGAAAGATGCATCAGCAGCTGTGTATGGTGCACGTGCAGCGAATGGTGTCATTTTAGTGACAACCAAAAAAGGTAAGTTGGGGGCACCTCAGATTTCTTATAGTGGGACTTTGGGTATTACAGACGAAATTTCACGACCGAAGATGTTAAGTGCCTATAATTATGGTCGATTATATGATGCCGTAACTGCTGCTGACCCAACTAAGATTTCAGAGATAAACCTCAAAGACAATTTATTTCAGGCTGATGAATTGGAAGCTATGAAAGGTTTGAATTATGACTTGTTAGATAAATATTGGAAGACAGGTTTCACGATGAAGCATAGTCTAAATATGAGTGGGGCAAGCGAAAGAGCTAGCTATTTTGCAGGTATCTCTTATTTTGATCAGGATGGTAATTTAGGCAGATTGGACTACAATCGTTGGAATTATCGTGCAGGTGTTGATGTTAAGGTTACCCAGTGGCTGAAAGCTAACTTAACCGTTTCTGGTGATTACGGTAAAATGAATAAGCCAAATGTGAAGGTTGGGGGCAGTAGTAATGAAAAAGATTATAACTTATTACTTACTCGCCCTTATTATATACCGGAAGAAATAAATGGGCATCCAATACCTGCTTATGGCATCAGTAATTCAGAAAAGAATGGAGACCAAAATTATGCTTATTCTGTACTTCAGAATTCGGGTGATTATAATCGTACTATGACTTCAAATATGAGCCTTAACGGTAGCTTGGCGTATGATTTTGGTTGGAGCAAGATACTGAAAGGTTTAAATCTAAGATTCTCTTATTCTAAGAGTATTAATACCAATAAGAATAATCAGTATGCTTCTGTTTATTCTATTTACCAGCTAACAAATCGTTCGGGTAGTGGTTCCCACTTGTATACTCCCGTAGATGGACAAAATTATGATGAGATTATGACTGAAGACAACTTCCGTAAAAAGACGATTACCAACGGATCTCATTCTTATTTGTCTCGTGAGATGAACCGCACTGATAATTATCAAATTAACTTCACGGCTTCTTATGCTCGTGATTTCGGTAGACATCATATAGGTGGCTTGTTCTCTATTGAAAAATCTGAGGCTGAAAATGAATATCTGTATGGATATGTTTCAAATCCTTATGAATTTACAACTGGCCAATCTAATTCGGCAATAGCTGATAATCAAATACCCCGTTTTACTCGTTCAGAATCTGGTACTATGTCTTATATAGGTCGTGTCAATTACGCCTATGCTGATAAGTATCTGTTTGAAGTACTGTTTCGTTCTGATTCTTCTACTAAGTTTGCTCCTGAAAATTATTGGGGCCTTTTTCCTTCTGCATCTGCAGGGTGGGTTATTTCTCAAGAAAATTGGATGAAAAAGGTGAATTGGATTGATTTTTTGAAGATTCGTGCTTCATTTGGTTTGACGGGTCGTGATAATACATATGCTTGGCAGTGGATGCAGGTATATGCTCAAGATGCTGATAAAGGACCAATGTTCGGTACTAATATTAGTGATGGAACAGACAACCGTATTACGATTAATAAACATAACTCAGCTGTAAATCGTGATGTGCACTGGGATAAATCTTATAAAGGAAATATCGGTGTTGATTTTAAGACGTTGGATAATCGCTTAGCTTTAACTCTAGAAGGTTATTCTGTTTGGAACCGTGAAATGTTGATGAATATTTCTCAAACTCTTCAAGCTATTGTTGGGACTCAATCTGCTGCGACCAACTTAGGTGAAACTAATAGTTATGGCGTTGAATTTTCTGCTACATGGAGAGATAAAATCGGGAAAGATTTTAAATATAAGATTGGTCTTAATACTGGCTATTCTGATAATAAAGTACTCATGATGGATTTTAATAATCAATATCTTTATCGTCAGATAACAAAAGGCCATCGATCTGATATTGGTACTTGGGGAATGCAATGTATTGGTATGTTCCAAAATTTTCAAGATATAGAGGAATATTTTGAAAAGTATAATATAACTTCTTACATGGGGAGGACAAAGGATAAAGTTCGTCCAGGAATGTTAATCTATAAAGATATTCGTGGTGCACAACAGCTCGATGGAACGTATGCACAGCCTGATGGTATTGTGGATAATGATAATGATCAGGTTCGTTTATCTAATCGCGCTAATCCTTATGGATTTACGACTAATTTAAGTGCTGAATGGAAAGGTATCTCTTTAAGTACTCAAATTAGTGCTAGTTGGGGCGGATACAGCATGATCCCTTCAGGTGCTTTGAAGCCTGGGGGCGGAATAGAATATACCAATATGCCTTCTTTTTGGAATCCAGATAACATGTTTGTTTATAATGATATATATGATGCTTCTGGGAAGTTAGTGATGGCTGCTAATCGTACAGCAAAATATCCTAATTTGCAATACTCAGATGTAAATAGCGTAGCTTCTTCTTTCTGGAGAGTTAGTGGCACTCGTGTGCGCTTGAATCACTTGACAGTAGCTTATACTGTTCCCTCTAAATACGTGAAGGTCATGGGTGTTCAGAATTGTCGTTTTAATATAACGGGACAGAATTTGTTGAGCCTCTTTAACCCATATCCAGATAACTTTATAGATCCAATGTGTAGCTATGGAAGTTATCCTACTTTGAGAAAATTTACTATTGGCGTTAATCTTACATTTTAAAAGGATTTAACAATGAAAAGAAATAATATAAAACTATTCAGTATTGTCTTGACGGCTACTTTCTCTTTCTCCTCTTGTAGCGACAGTTTTCTTTCGGATAAAAAAAACTATGACAATGTAAATGCCGGTATTTATAACTATTATTCAGGTGCAAATGCGCGTGTGGGTGATGTTTATGCTTGGTCATTGCCTGATCCTAATTCTGATGCAAATTGGAAGAGTAATTGTACTGGAAATCCCGATGGACAGTCAAAATCAACTGAAGAATATAGTGGATTTGGGACATTTGTTAATCCTGAAGCTCCAATGACTGTAATGGGAGGTACAAAAGTGGAGGATTATTTTCAAAATCAAGCTAATAATATTCAAGCTTCAGTTTGGGGACGTATCCGTAATATTAATGATGTGATCAATGGAATCAGTGGAAGTACTCTATCTGAAACAGACAAAGATAAACTATTGGGACAAGTTTATTTTTTCCGTGCATGGTGCTATTATAATTTGGTTAAATGGTATGGTGGAGTGCCTATCGTTAAAGAAGTGCTAGAGCCTGTTGAATCGTCTGTTGTTCTACGTTCTTCAGCAAAAGATTGCATTGACTTCATTTGTGATGATTTGGATAAATCTGCGACTATGCTGACCGCAGCAACGACTAACGGAGGTTGGCAAAGTGCTGATTGGGGACGCGTTACTTCTGGTACGGCTCTTGCTTTAAAAGGACGAGTGCTGCTATTGTGGGCTAGCCCTTTATTCAATAGAAAAAATGATATAACTCGTTGGAATACAGCTTATGACGAAATCAAAAAGTCTATTTCTGTTTTGAATTCTTGTGGTTATGGGTTGTATCAAACTAGTAACAATATCAATGGATCTGATTTTGCTCAGTTGTTTTCTACTGTTCATAGTCCTGAAGCAGTGTTTACAACTCTTTTTAATATTGTAACGAGTGGTAACGGACAGAAAAATAATGGTTGGGAACGTTCTATTCGTCCTAAAAATACAACGGGTAATGGTGGCAATGAGGCTTCTGCTATGTTGGTCGATATG
This is a stretch of genomic DNA from uncultured Bacteroides sp.. It encodes these proteins:
- a CDS encoding TonB-dependent receptor, whose protein sequence is MKHNTIIKFGLSFFLAFVMTLPILAQTTRTYKGVVLDENKQPVIGATIKVLDTSTGVITDLDGRFSILVPAGKKVEVSFVGYVNQIISDFKETEIVLKENTQQLDEVVVVGYGTQKKAHLTGAIATVPMNEIQDLSGSGLATSLSGMVNGLSVSGGQSRPGENARIYIRDTNSLSDVGTTAQEPLYVIDGYIYPNDVKVGLGAENLGAVAFNNLDPSVVESISVLKDASAAVYGARAANGVILVTTKKGKLGAPQISYSGTLGITDEISRPKMLSAYNYGRLYDAVTAADPTKISEINLKDNLFQADELEAMKGLNYDLLDKYWKTGFTMKHSLNMSGASERASYFAGISYFDQDGNLGRLDYNRWNYRAGVDVKVTQWLKANLTVSGDYGKMNKPNVKVGGSSNEKDYNLLLTRPYYIPEEINGHPIPAYGISNSEKNGDQNYAYSVLQNSGDYNRTMTSNMSLNGSLAYDFGWSKILKGLNLRFSYSKSINTNKNNQYASVYSIYQLTNRSGSGSHLYTPVDGQNYDEIMTEDNFRKKTITNGSHSYLSREMNRTDNYQINFTASYARDFGRHHIGGLFSIEKSEAENEYLYGYVSNPYEFTTGQSNSAIADNQIPRFTRSESGTMSYIGRVNYAYADKYLFEVLFRSDSSTKFAPENYWGLFPSASAGWVISQENWMKKVNWIDFLKIRASFGLTGRDNTYAWQWMQVYAQDADKGPMFGTNISDGTDNRITINKHNSAVNRDVHWDKSYKGNIGVDFKTLDNRLALTLEGYSVWNREMLMNISQTLQAIVGTQSAATNLGETNSYGVEFSATWRDKIGKDFKYKIGLNTGYSDNKVLMMDFNNQYLYRQITKGHRSDIGTWGMQCIGMFQNFQDIEEYFEKYNITSYMGRTKDKVRPGMLIYKDIRGAQQLDGTYAQPDGIVDNDNDQVRLSNRANPYGFTTNLSAEWKGISLSTQISASWGGYSMIPSGALKPGGGIEYTNMPSFWNPDNMFVYNDIYDASGKLVMAANRTAKYPNLQYSDVNSVASSFWRVSGTRVRLNHLTVAYTVPSKYVKVMGVQNCRFNITGQNLLSLFNPYPDNFIDPMCSYGSYPTLRKFTIGVNLTF